Proteins found in one Serinicoccus marinus DSM 15273 genomic segment:
- a CDS encoding ABC transporter ATP-binding protein, which yields MIELTDVTKTYGTETTIGPVTTQIPAGGITALIGPNGAGKSTVLTMIGRLLGLDAGTITVAGHDVVHTPSRAIATILSILRQENHFITRLTVRQLVGFGRFPHSRGRLTPECERHISEAIDFLDLTGLEHRYLDELSGGQRQRAYVAMVLAQDTDYVLLDEPLNNLDMQHSVQMMRQLRRAADELGRTVVIVLHDINFAARYADQIMAMNDGQITEFGPPAQILTDATLTRVFHTPVKVIDGPDGPLAVYY from the coding sequence GTGATCGAGCTGACCGACGTCACCAAGACCTACGGCACCGAGACCACGATCGGTCCGGTGACCACGCAGATCCCCGCCGGAGGGATCACCGCGCTCATCGGGCCGAACGGCGCCGGGAAGTCCACCGTGCTCACCATGATCGGCCGGCTCCTCGGGCTGGACGCGGGGACGATCACGGTCGCCGGGCACGACGTCGTGCACACGCCGTCGCGGGCGATCGCCACGATCCTGTCGATCCTGCGCCAGGAGAACCACTTCATCACCCGGCTCACGGTGCGCCAGCTCGTCGGCTTCGGCCGCTTCCCCCACTCCCGGGGCCGGCTCACGCCCGAGTGCGAGCGCCACATCAGCGAGGCGATCGACTTCCTCGACCTCACCGGCCTGGAGCACCGTTACCTCGACGAGCTGTCCGGCGGCCAGCGGCAGCGCGCCTACGTCGCGATGGTGCTTGCCCAGGACACCGACTACGTGCTCCTCGACGAGCCGCTGAACAACCTGGACATGCAGCACTCGGTGCAGATGATGCGCCAGCTGCGCCGAGCCGCGGACGAGCTGGGACGCACCGTGGTCATCGTGCTGCACGACATCAACTTCGCGGCGCGCTACGCCGACCAGATCATGGCGATGAACGACGGGCAGATCACCGAGTTCGGGCCGCCGGCGCAGATCCTCACCGACGCGACCCTCACCCGCGTCTTCCACACCCCGGTGAAGGTCATCGACGGGCCCGACGGGCCGCTCGCGGTCTACTACTGA
- a CDS encoding iron chelate uptake ABC transporter family permease subunit: MPETRTAATDAPQVSGHTPGPGERRTGPFVRGRDRLRYALVMALLVLLALGFTAGILAYDNPMPVGTDGFWRIAELRATSIAVILVVAFCHAFATVSFQTATSNRIITPSIMGFEALYVVVQTGAVFFLGASGVAAVTGTAQFLLQAGLMVVVATILYGWLLSGRFGSIHIMLLVGVILGGGLGSLSTFMQRLLTPSEFDILTARLFGNIGNADAAYLPYAVPIALAAGGALWWRARRLDVLALGRDATTNLGLNHRREVIVVLVLVSVLMAMTTSLVGPMTFLGFLVAMLAYQFADTYDHRLLLPMAFLLGYVVLSGAYFVLRHVFYAQGMVTIIIELVGGLTFLVYIIRKGRL, translated from the coding sequence GTGCCTGAGACGAGGACCGCCGCCACCGACGCGCCGCAGGTCTCCGGGCATACCCCTGGTCCCGGCGAGCGCCGCACCGGCCCGTTCGTGCGCGGCCGGGACCGGCTCCGGTATGCCCTCGTCATGGCGCTGCTGGTGCTCCTCGCCCTGGGCTTCACGGCCGGGATCCTCGCCTACGACAACCCGATGCCGGTCGGCACCGACGGCTTCTGGCGGATCGCCGAGCTCCGGGCCACGAGCATCGCGGTGATCCTCGTCGTGGCCTTCTGCCACGCCTTCGCCACCGTGAGCTTCCAGACCGCCACGAGCAACCGGATCATCACCCCCTCCATCATGGGCTTCGAGGCGCTCTACGTCGTCGTGCAGACCGGCGCCGTCTTCTTCCTCGGCGCCTCGGGCGTGGCCGCGGTCACCGGCACCGCACAGTTCCTGCTGCAGGCAGGGCTCATGGTCGTCGTCGCGACGATCCTCTACGGCTGGCTGCTGTCGGGCCGCTTCGGCAGCATCCACATCATGCTGCTCGTCGGGGTGATCCTCGGCGGCGGGCTCGGGTCGTTGTCGACCTTCATGCAACGCCTCCTCACGCCCAGCGAGTTCGACATCCTCACTGCCCGGCTCTTCGGCAACATCGGCAACGCCGACGCGGCCTACCTGCCCTATGCCGTGCCGATCGCGCTGGCCGCCGGTGGCGCGCTGTGGTGGCGGGCGCGGCGGCTGGACGTGCTCGCCCTGGGCCGGGACGCCACGACCAACCTGGGGCTGAACCACCGGCGCGAGGTCATCGTCGTCCTCGTGCTCGTCTCGGTCCTCATGGCGATGACGACCTCCCTCGTCGGCCCGATGACTTTCCTCGGGTTCCTCGTGGCGATGCTCGCCTACCAGTTCGCCGACACCTACGACCACCGGCTGCTGCTGCCGATGGCCTTCCTGCTGGGGTATGTCGTGCTCAGTGGTGCTTACTTCGTGCTGCGCCACGTCTTCTACGCCCAGGGCATGGTCACGATCATCATCGAGCTGGTCGGCGGCCTGACCTTCCTGGTCTACATCATCCGAAAGGGCCGGCTGTGA
- a CDS encoding ABC transporter permease: protein MPLAVVLTAGLLALSLSVGVYDITDGEDGWAMFGITRVPRTISLVLAGAAMSMCGLVMQLLTQNRFVEPTTTGTTEWAGLGLLLVFILVPGASLLTKMAGAVVMAFIGTMVFFAFLRRVSLKSSLIVPIVGIMIGAVVGAVSTYLALATDMLQQMGIWFAGSFTSVVRGRYEMLWIVLVVTLLVFLLADRLTVAGLGKDVATNVGLDYDRVILLGVAMVAVATGVVTVVIGSLPFLGLIVPNVVSLLRGDNLRSNLPWVCLLGVWVVTVCDIIGRTIIMPFEVPVSLILGVLGAVFFIALLVIRQRRA, encoded by the coding sequence CTGCCCCTCGCGGTCGTGCTGACCGCGGGGCTGCTGGCGCTGTCGCTGTCGGTCGGTGTCTACGACATCACCGACGGCGAGGACGGGTGGGCGATGTTCGGCATCACCCGGGTCCCGCGCACCATCTCCCTCGTCCTCGCGGGGGCCGCGATGTCGATGTGCGGCCTGGTCATGCAGCTCCTGACGCAGAACCGCTTCGTCGAGCCCACGACCACCGGGACCACCGAGTGGGCCGGGCTCGGCCTGCTCCTCGTCTTCATCCTCGTCCCGGGCGCGAGCCTGCTCACCAAGATGGCCGGTGCGGTGGTCATGGCCTTCATCGGCACCATGGTCTTCTTCGCCTTCCTGCGGCGGGTGTCGCTGAAATCCTCGCTCATCGTCCCCATCGTCGGGATCATGATCGGGGCCGTCGTGGGGGCGGTCTCGACCTACCTCGCGCTGGCCACCGACATGCTGCAGCAGATGGGCATCTGGTTCGCCGGGAGCTTCACGTCGGTGGTGCGGGGCCGCTACGAGATGCTGTGGATCGTCCTGGTCGTCACCCTGCTCGTCTTCCTCCTGGCCGACCGGCTCACCGTGGCGGGGCTCGGCAAGGACGTCGCGACCAACGTGGGGCTCGACTACGACCGCGTCATCCTCCTGGGCGTCGCCATGGTGGCCGTCGCGACGGGCGTGGTGACCGTGGTCATCGGGTCGTTGCCCTTCCTCGGCCTCATCGTGCCCAACGTGGTCTCGCTCCTGCGCGGCGACAACCTGCGCAGCAACCTGCCGTGGGTCTGCCTGCTCGGCGTCTGGGTGGTCACCGTCTGCGACATCATCGGGCGCACGATCATCATGCCGTTCGAGGTGCCGGTCTCGCTCATCCTCGGCGTCCTCGGCGCGGTCTTCTTCATCGCCCTGCTCGTGATCCGGCAGCGCCGTGCCTGA
- a CDS encoding siderophore ABC transporter substrate-binding protein: MHLRRPRAGLVALATAAALTLAACGSDEGTDSSSEGSAADESADSGDSAEGDTSSEEAASGTVEVEDFQGTVEVPVPAERIMVTDNRVVRALDAWGVEIVAAPLDIFPEDLSYAGDEAVTNLGNHGEPDLEAVVAADPDLVLTGYRFQDYYADIQDLAPDAAIVDTTTDYENEPLDAELIRQIELVGQALQHEEDAAALVEEFEASIDAATEAYDAEETVMGLITSGGDIGYVAPSTGRAVGPIFDVLGLTPALEQEGGSGHTGDDISVEAIAEADPDWLVVLDRDAAVAADEEEYSSAEEVIAESEALANVTAVTEGNIVYLPADFYLTEDIQAYTEVFNDLADAMGGSAR, from the coding sequence ATGCACCTGCGTCGCCCTCGCGCCGGCCTCGTGGCCCTCGCGACCGCCGCCGCCCTGACCCTAGCCGCCTGCGGCAGTGACGAGGGCACCGACAGCTCGTCCGAGGGCTCCGCCGCCGACGAGTCCGCCGACAGCGGCGACTCGGCCGAGGGCGACACGTCGTCGGAGGAGGCCGCGTCCGGCACCGTCGAGGTCGAGGACTTCCAGGGCACCGTGGAGGTGCCGGTCCCGGCCGAGCGGATCATGGTGACCGACAACCGCGTCGTCCGCGCCCTGGACGCCTGGGGCGTCGAGATCGTCGCCGCTCCGCTCGACATCTTCCCCGAGGACCTCTCCTACGCCGGCGACGAGGCGGTGACCAACCTGGGCAACCACGGCGAGCCGGACCTCGAGGCCGTCGTCGCCGCCGACCCCGACCTGGTCCTCACCGGCTACCGCTTCCAGGACTACTACGCCGACATCCAGGACCTCGCCCCGGACGCCGCGATCGTCGACACCACCACCGACTACGAGAACGAGCCGCTGGACGCCGAGCTCATCCGGCAGATCGAGCTGGTCGGGCAGGCCCTGCAGCACGAAGAGGACGCCGCGGCCCTGGTCGAGGAGTTCGAGGCCTCCATCGACGCGGCGACCGAGGCCTACGACGCCGAGGAGACCGTGATGGGCCTCATCACCTCCGGCGGCGACATCGGCTACGTCGCCCCGAGCACGGGCCGCGCGGTCGGTCCGATCTTCGACGTCCTGGGGCTCACCCCGGCGCTGGAGCAGGAGGGCGGCAGCGGCCACACCGGTGACGACATCTCGGTCGAGGCCATCGCCGAGGCCGACCCGGACTGGCTGGTCGTGCTCGACCGCGACGCCGCGGTCGCGGCCGACGAGGAGGAGTACTCCAGCGCCGAGGAGGTCATCGCCGAGTCGGAGGCGCTGGCCAACGTCACCGCGGTGACCGAGGGCAACATCGTCTACCTGCCGGCCGACTTCTACCTCACCGAGGACATCCAGGCCTACACCGAGGTCTTCAACGACCTCGCCGACGCCATGGGTGGCTCCGCCCGCTGA
- a CDS encoding serine protein kinase RIO, which produces MSDRAPGHPPHPPLPPRSTSCTTPHPTGDIDPFFVFDYAPLHAADDLSTDQRLTTYWDVEAGHRGPAPVPPWVVQDSGAIDTELGVLKTGKEADVFLLERTASTPGTDAACLLAAKRYRDADHRSFHRSARYTEGRGVRRSRDQRALAKGTTYGRAVAAGRWAHAEWEAMCHAWEVGLPVPYPVSIQGTELLMEFVGEPDGTAAPRLAQVTGDPPLLAHLWDQTRDVVIGLAGQGWAHGDLSAYNLLVHGETLVVIDLPQVVDVVANPQGADLLHRDCTTVTAWFLRRGLDADAEELFTEALALAL; this is translated from the coding sequence ATGTCCGACCGCGCCCCGGGGCACCCGCCCCACCCCCCTCTTCCTCCCAGGAGCACCTCGTGCACAACCCCGCACCCCACGGGCGACATCGACCCGTTCTTCGTCTTCGACTACGCGCCGCTGCACGCGGCCGACGACCTCAGCACCGACCAGCGTCTGACGACCTACTGGGATGTCGAGGCGGGCCACCGCGGCCCGGCCCCCGTCCCGCCGTGGGTGGTGCAGGACTCCGGCGCCATCGACACCGAGCTCGGCGTGCTCAAGACCGGCAAGGAGGCCGACGTCTTCCTGCTCGAGCGCACGGCGAGCACGCCGGGCACCGACGCCGCCTGCCTGCTCGCCGCCAAGCGCTACCGCGACGCCGACCATCGCTCGTTCCACCGCAGCGCGAGGTATACCGAGGGTCGCGGCGTGCGTCGGTCCCGCGACCAGCGGGCGCTGGCCAAGGGGACCACCTACGGCCGCGCCGTGGCCGCGGGCCGCTGGGCGCATGCCGAGTGGGAGGCCATGTGCCACGCCTGGGAGGTCGGCCTGCCCGTCCCCTACCCGGTCTCGATCCAGGGCACCGAGCTGCTCATGGAGTTCGTCGGCGAGCCGGACGGGACGGCGGCGCCACGCCTGGCCCAGGTCACGGGCGATCCCCCGCTCCTGGCCCACCTGTGGGACCAGACCCGGGACGTCGTCATCGGCCTGGCCGGTCAGGGCTGGGCACACGGCGACCTGTCCGCCTACAACCTGCTCGTCCACGGCGAGACCCTGGTGGTCATCGACCTGCCCCAGGTGGTGGATGTCGTCGCCAACCCGCAGGGCGCTGACCTGCTGCACCGGGACTGCACCACGGTGACCGCGTGGTTCCTGCGGCGCGGGCTCGACGCCGACGCCGAGGAGCTCTTCACCGAGGCCCTCGCGCTGGCCCTGTGA
- a CDS encoding Na+/H+ antiporter NhaC family protein, protein MTEDLPILTLLPPIIAIGLVIATKKVLLSLGAGVLASALLVANFNPLETLRLVWTGVAGIFWAEGAVNTYYVYILVFTLALGVIASLILMSGGSQAFSDWAIQRIRTRRGAQALGAGLGVAIFIDDYFNALAVGQVARPVTDRHHVARAKLAYLIDSTSAPVAVLVPFSSWGASIIGIMAPLVAASTLTVSDVGAFLGAAGMNYYAIAAVLLVWIVVVFGIDFGPMRGQERRAITEGETYDDSEEIPGEIAEDLPVHSPGHKRALVIPFLLLVAGVLGGIVWTGYRGTVTAEDYVAGSGVGVLDIMASTDVTQALIYGAVLGLASAFYYYVRYTSSNPKFSTSTLGRGVWSGIQSMLPAVYILLLAWILGDLIGQLGTGEYLGGLVESANMAPQWLIPVMFVLAGAMAFSTGTSWGSFGILLPIAGDIMVNVSGGDELLLAAFGAVLAGAVWGDHCSPISDTTILSSTGASCNVITHVMTQLPYAISGAVIALLGYVVFAATGSGWLGFVAVLVGLVVVAILGKTVLQRLEDEIPEEEQAERSLS, encoded by the coding sequence ATGACCGAGGACCTGCCGATCCTGACGCTGCTGCCGCCGATCATCGCGATCGGGCTGGTCATCGCGACCAAGAAGGTGCTGCTGAGCCTCGGTGCGGGCGTGCTCGCCAGCGCGCTGCTCGTCGCGAACTTCAACCCGCTGGAGACGCTGCGCCTGGTGTGGACCGGCGTCGCCGGCATCTTCTGGGCCGAGGGCGCGGTCAACACCTACTACGTCTACATCCTCGTCTTCACCCTGGCGCTGGGCGTCATCGCCTCGCTCATCCTCATGTCCGGCGGCAGCCAGGCCTTCTCGGACTGGGCGATCCAGCGCATCCGGACCCGCCGTGGCGCGCAGGCGCTGGGCGCCGGGCTCGGCGTCGCGATCTTCATCGACGACTACTTCAACGCCCTCGCCGTCGGACAGGTCGCGCGCCCGGTCACCGACCGGCACCACGTCGCCCGCGCCAAGCTGGCCTACCTCATCGACTCCACCTCCGCGCCGGTCGCGGTGCTCGTCCCCTTCTCCAGCTGGGGCGCGAGCATCATCGGCATCATGGCCCCGCTGGTCGCCGCCTCGACGCTCACCGTGAGCGACGTCGGCGCCTTCCTCGGGGCCGCCGGGATGAACTACTACGCGATCGCGGCGGTGCTGCTCGTGTGGATCGTCGTGGTCTTCGGGATCGACTTCGGCCCGATGCGCGGCCAGGAGCGGCGCGCGATCACCGAGGGCGAGACCTACGACGACAGCGAGGAGATCCCCGGCGAGATCGCCGAGGACCTCCCGGTCCACTCCCCCGGCCACAAGCGCGCGCTGGTCATCCCGTTCCTGCTGCTGGTCGCCGGGGTGCTGGGCGGCATCGTCTGGACCGGCTACCGCGGCACGGTCACCGCTGAGGACTACGTCGCCGGCAGCGGCGTCGGCGTCCTGGACATCATGGCCTCGACCGACGTCACCCAGGCGCTCATCTACGGCGCCGTGCTCGGGCTCGCGTCGGCCTTCTACTACTACGTGCGCTACACCTCCTCCAACCCCAAGTTCTCCACCAGCACCCTGGGACGCGGCGTCTGGAGCGGGATACAGTCCATGCTCCCTGCGGTCTACATCCTGCTGCTCGCGTGGATCCTCGGTGACCTCATCGGCCAGCTCGGCACCGGCGAATACCTCGGTGGTCTCGTCGAGAGCGCCAACATGGCGCCGCAGTGGCTGATCCCGGTGATGTTCGTCCTCGCCGGCGCGATGGCCTTCTCCACCGGCACCTCGTGGGGGTCCTTCGGGATCCTGCTCCCGATCGCGGGCGACATCATGGTCAACGTCAGCGGGGGCGACGAGCTGCTCCTCGCGGCCTTCGGCGCGGTCCTCGCCGGCGCGGTCTGGGGCGACCACTGCTCCCCGATCAGCGACACGACGATCCTGTCCAGCACCGGCGCGAGCTGCAACGTCATCACCCACGTCATGACCCAGCTGCCGTATGCCATCTCCGGCGCCGTCATCGCGCTGCTCGGCTACGTCGTCTTCGCCGCGACCGGCAGCGGCTGGCTCGGTTTCGTCGCCGTGCTCGTCGGGCTGGTCGTCGTCGCGATCCTAGGCAAGACCGTCCTGCAGCGGCTCGAGGACGAGATCCCGGAGGAGGAGCAGGCGGAGCGCTCGCTGTCCTGA